One part of the Candidatus Angelobacter sp. genome encodes these proteins:
- a CDS encoding protocatechuate 3,4-dioxygenase: MTPSILFQNRRRFVRTLGLGAALFTVPGLFAEELMRTPRQTEGPFYPDHLPLDTDNDLIIVNDGATPALGDITHLSGRILDARGEPIRNALVEIWQVDSKGVYLHSRSNDHNQRDQNFQGFGRFLTGTTGEYYFRTIKPVPYPGRTPHIHFALKMKGREKWTTQCYIKGEPLNEKDGVYKGIQDPKARAAVTIDFAPIKGSKIGELAARFDIVMGFTPAV; encoded by the coding sequence ATGACCCCATCAATCCTTTTTCAAAACCGGCGGCGCTTCGTCCGCACTCTCGGCCTGGGCGCCGCGCTGTTCACGGTTCCCGGTCTGTTTGCCGAAGAACTCATGCGCACGCCCCGTCAGACGGAAGGCCCGTTCTACCCGGACCATCTGCCGCTCGACACCGACAACGATCTCATCATCGTCAATGATGGCGCCACTCCGGCCCTCGGCGACATCACTCATCTCAGCGGACGCATCCTTGACGCGCGCGGCGAGCCGATCCGCAACGCGCTCGTGGAGATCTGGCAGGTGGACAGCAAGGGCGTGTATCTGCACAGCCGTAGTAATGATCACAACCAGCGCGACCAAAATTTCCAGGGCTTCGGACGTTTCCTCACCGGCACCACGGGCGAATATTACTTCCGCACCATCAAGCCCGTTCCGTATCCGGGCCGGACGCCTCACATACACTTTGCGTTGAAAATGAAAGGGCGCGAGAAGTGGACGACGCAATGCTACATCAAGGGCGAACCGCTGAACGAGAAGGACGGCGTTTACAAGGGCATCCAGGATCCAAAGGCGCGCGCCGCGGTCACGATAGACTTTGCGCCCATCAAAGGTTCGAAGATCGGTGAGCTCGCCGCCCGGTTCGATATCGTCATGGGCTTCACTCCGGCCGTGTGA